The sequence AGGCGTTCGTCAAGAACCCTGAAATCAAGGTTGGCGAACTGGCCAAGAAAGCCGGTGCTGAAATCGTTTCCTTCACCTACTTCAAAGTAGGCGATGGCATCGAGAAGCCGGTCGACAACTTCGCTGAAGAAGTTGCTGCCCAGCTGGCTGCCGCCAAGCAATAAGACGGTTTTAACTGTCGCCCAAAAGAGGCTGCCCGCTCACGCGCGCAGCCTCTTTTCAAATGGGATGATCAATTTTATTTGGTTTCCCTTTGGAACTGGCTTACAAAGCCGTGTTCCGATGGCGCTGTGGTAGCGTCCAGCTAGAGTGAACGCAGGCCGTAAACGGCTTGCCAAGAATTTTTAAAAATACGCCGCAGGAGAGATTCGCAATGGCTCAGCAGGGCAGTGGTTATCAGGCTCGCTATAAACGCATTCTACTCAAGCTTAGCGGCGAGGCCCTGATGGGCTCGGAAGAGTTCGGGATCGATCCCAAGGTACTCGACCGCATGGCGCTGGAAGTCGGCCAACTGGTCGGCATCGGTGTTCAGGTCGGCCTAGTGATCGGCGGCGGCAACCTGTTCCGCGGTGCGGCGCTCAGCGCGGCCGGCATGGATCGGGTCACTGGCGACCACATGGGCATGCTGGCCACTGTGATGAATGCCCTGGCCATGCGCGACGCCCTGGAGCGGGCCAATATCACGGCGATCGTGATGTCGGCTATTTCCATGGTGGGTGTAACCGATCACTATGACCGCCGCAAAGCCATGCGTCACTTGGACGCCAAGGAAGTGGTGATTTTTGCTGCCGGTACCGGCAACCCGTTCTTCACCACTGACTCGGCAGCCTGCCTGCGTGGCATTGAAATCAATGCGGACGTGGTGCTTAAAGCGACCAAGGTTGACGGCGTTTACACTGCTGACCCGTTCAAAGACCCGCATGCCGAGAAGTTCGATCATCTGACCTACGATGAAGTGCTGGATCGCAAGCTGGGTGTTATGGACCTGACGGCTATTTGCCTGTGCCGCGACCACAAGATGCCGCTGCGTGTATTTAACATGAACAAGCCCGGCGCCCTGCTGAATATCGTACACGGCGGCGCGGAAGGGACTCTGATCGAGGAAGTCGAACAATGATCAACGAAATCAAGAAAGACGCTCAAGAGCGCATGCAGAAATCCCTGGACTCTCTGAACCATGCTTTTGGTCAGATTCGTACCGGTAAGGCTCACCCAAGCATTCTGGGTAGCGTGATGGTGCCGTACTACGGTGCGGACACTTCCATCACTCAAGTAGCCAACATTACAGTAAAAGATTCTCGCACCCTGCAAGTCGTGGCCTTTGAGCGCAACATGCTCGGCGCCGTCGACAAGGCGATCCAGAGTGCTGGCCTGAACCTCAACCCGACCAACCTGGGCGAGTTGCTGTTGATTTCCATGCCTGCCCTGACCGAAGAAACCCGTAAGGGCTTCACCAAGCAGGCGCGTAGTGCAGCTGAAGACGCTCGTGTTGCCGTGCGCAACATTCGTCGCGATGCCTTGGGTGACCTGAAGAAGTTGGTCAAGGACAAGGAAATCAGCGAAGACGAGGAGCGCCGTGCCGTCGCTGATATCGATAAGTTGACCAAAGACGCCGAGGCCCAGATCACCAAGGCCACGGAAGACAAAGAAAAGGACCTGATGGCCGTATAAGGGGTCAGGACGTTTTCATGGAAAAGACCAAGCAGACTGTGCCCTCCGTGGTGCCGCGCCATGTCGCGATCATCATGGATGGGAATAATCGCTGGGCGAAAAAACGCTTTATGCCGGGTGTCGCCGGGCATAAAGCGGGTGTCGATGCGGTACGTGCCGTGATCGAGGTGTGCGCCGAGGCCAAGGTTGAGGTGCTGACTCTGTTCGCGTTCTCCAGTGAAAACTGGCAGCGCCCGGCGGAAGAAGTCAGTGCTTTGATGGACTTGTTCTTCAAGGCATTGCGTCGTGAGGCCAAGCGCCTGAACGAGAACAACATCAGCCTGCGCATCATCGGTGACCGTTCGCGGTTTCATCCGGAGCTACAAGCGGCGATGCGTGAAGCCGAGGCGATCACCGCTGGCAGTAACCGTTTTGTGCTGCAGATCGCGGCCAATTACGGTGGCCAATGGGATATCGCCCAGGCTGCCCAGCGTCTGGCTCGCGAAGTACAGGCCGGTCACCTGCGGCCGGAAGACATCACGCCCGAACTGCTGCAAACCTGCCTGGTAACCGGCGATCTGCCGTTGCCTGACTTGTGCATCCGTACCGGTGGCGAGCACCGCATCAGCAACTTCCTGTTGTGGCAGCTGGCCTATACCGAGCTGTACTTCTCCGACCTGTTCTGGCCGGACTTCAAACACGATGCCATGCGCAACGCGCTGGCTGATTTCGCTTCCCGTCAGCGTCGCTTCGGAAAAACGAGCGAGCAGATTGAAGCTGGAGCCCGGGTTTAATGCTTAAACAACGAATCATCACGGCACTGATCCTGCTACCGATCGCCTTGTGTGGGTTTTTCCTGCTGGAAGGTTCCGGTTTTGCGCTGTTCATCGGCCTGGTCGTTACCTTGGGCGCCTGGGAATGGGCGCGCCTGGCAGGTTTTGCCGAACAACTGCCGCGTGTGGTGTATGCCGCTGTCGTGGCCTTGTTGCTGTTCCTGATGTACATCCTGCCGGACGTGGCGCCTTGGGTGCTGGGTGCGGCGGTTCTGTGGTGGGGGTTGGCGACGTTTCTGGTGCTGACGTATCCACAGACCAGCGGTCATTGGTCCAGTGTTGCCTGCAAATTGGTGATCGGCCTGTTGATACTGCTGCCGGCCTGGCAAGGGCTGATCTACATCAAGCAGTCGCCTTCGGGTAATTGGTTGATCATGGCTGTGATGATCTTGGTCTGGGGTGCTGATATTGGTGCCTACTTCTCCGGTCGGGCCTTCGGCAAGCGCAAGCTGGCGCCGGCTGTCAGTCCGGGCAAGAGCTGGGAAGGCGTGTTTGGTGGTCTCGCACTGACACTGATCATCACTGCTGTGACTGGCGTTGTCCTGGGTTGGGGCATCAAGCACGTGTTGCTGGCCTTGATCGGCGCGGCGGTGGTTGTGCTGATCTCGGTAGTCGGTGACCTGACCGAAAGCATGTTCAAGCGCGAGGCCGGGATCAAGGACAGCAGTAACCTGCTGCCGGGTCACGGCGGCGTGTTGGACCGTATCGACAGCCTCACTGCTGCTATCCCAATCTTTGCCGTACTGTTGTGGATGGCCGCTTCGTGAACCGCCTGCAACAAGTGACCGTACTGGGCGCGACCGGCTCGGTGGGGTTGAGCACCCTGGATGTGATTGCGCGTCATCCCGAACGCTATCAAGTATTTGCCTTGACCGGTTTCAGTCGCTTGAGTGAGTTGCTGGCGTTGTGTGTGCGTCATGTGCCGCGCTACGCCGTGGTGCCGGAGGCCGCAGTTGCGCGGGGCTTGCAGGATGATCTGCGGGCTGCGGGCCTGTCGACTCGGGTGTTGGTGGGGGAGGAGGGGTTGTGTCAGGTCTCGGCCGACCCTGAGGTCGACACGGTTGTGGCGGCGATTGTCGGTGCTGCCGGCTTGCGTCCCACCCTCGCTGCGGTCGATGCGGGCAAGAAGATCCTGTTGGCCAACAAGGAGGCGCTGGTCATGTCTGGCGCACTCTTTATGCAGGCTGTACGCAGGAGTGGCACGGTGTTGTTGCCGCTGGACAGTGAACACAACGCAATTTTCCAGTGCATGCCCGGGGATTTTGCCCGCGGCCTGAGCCAGGTGGGTGTGCGCCGGATCCTGTTGACCGCTTCCGGTGGCCCGTTCCGGCAGACGCCATTGGCTGAGCTGGAGCACGTATCTCCAGATCAGGCGTGTGCCCATCCCAATTGGTCCATGGGGCGCAAGATCTCGGTGGATTCGGCAAGCATGATGAATAAAGGCCTGGAGCTGATCGAGGCGTGCTGGCTGTTCGATGCGCGACCTGAACAGGTCGAGGTGGTGATCCACCCGCAAAGTGTGATTCATTCCCTGGTCGACTATGTGGATGGTTCGGTATTGGCCCAGTTGGGTAACCCGGACATGCGTACACCGATTGCCAATGCCTTGGCTTGGCCGGAGCGCATTGACTCTGGCGTAGCGCCCTTGGATTTGTTCGCTATTGCCCGTCTGGACTTCGAAGCGCCTGATGAGCAACGCTTTCCCTGCTTGCGTTTGGCGCGTGAAGCGGCCGAGGCGGGTAACAGTGCGCCGGCGATGCTGAATGCGGCCAATGAAGTGGCGGTAGCTGCGTTTCTCGAGCGGCGCATCCGTTTTCCGGAGATCGCGAGTATCATCGAGGACGTCCTGAGTCGCGAGCCGGTGGTTGCTGTGAATGAATTGGGTGCGGTGTTCGAGGCTGATACAAAGGCCCGGGCCCTGACCGAGCAATGGTTGAACCGCAACGCGCGCTAGCCCTGGGATATGTTTGGGCCTGCAAGGCACTGGATTGGAATGCGGAGAAATTAGATGAGTGCGCTCTACATGATTGTCGGCACCCTGGTTGCTCTGGGTGTGCTGGTCACCTTCCACGAATTCGGCCACTTCTGGGTGGCGCGTC is a genomic window of Pseudomonas sp. ADAK18 containing:
- the pyrH gene encoding UMP kinase — protein: MAQQGSGYQARYKRILLKLSGEALMGSEEFGIDPKVLDRMALEVGQLVGIGVQVGLVIGGGNLFRGAALSAAGMDRVTGDHMGMLATVMNALAMRDALERANITAIVMSAISMVGVTDHYDRRKAMRHLDAKEVVIFAAGTGNPFFTTDSAACLRGIEINADVVLKATKVDGVYTADPFKDPHAEKFDHLTYDEVLDRKLGVMDLTAICLCRDHKMPLRVFNMNKPGALLNIVHGGAEGTLIEEVEQ
- the frr gene encoding ribosome recycling factor — encoded protein: MINEIKKDAQERMQKSLDSLNHAFGQIRTGKAHPSILGSVMVPYYGADTSITQVANITVKDSRTLQVVAFERNMLGAVDKAIQSAGLNLNPTNLGELLLISMPALTEETRKGFTKQARSAAEDARVAVRNIRRDALGDLKKLVKDKEISEDEERRAVADIDKLTKDAEAQITKATEDKEKDLMAV
- the uppS gene encoding polyprenyl diphosphate synthase; translated protein: MEKTKQTVPSVVPRHVAIIMDGNNRWAKKRFMPGVAGHKAGVDAVRAVIEVCAEAKVEVLTLFAFSSENWQRPAEEVSALMDLFFKALRREAKRLNENNISLRIIGDRSRFHPELQAAMREAEAITAGSNRFVLQIAANYGGQWDIAQAAQRLAREVQAGHLRPEDITPELLQTCLVTGDLPLPDLCIRTGGEHRISNFLLWQLAYTELYFSDLFWPDFKHDAMRNALADFASRQRRFGKTSEQIEAGARV
- a CDS encoding phosphatidate cytidylyltransferase, encoding MLKQRIITALILLPIALCGFFLLEGSGFALFIGLVVTLGAWEWARLAGFAEQLPRVVYAAVVALLLFLMYILPDVAPWVLGAAVLWWGLATFLVLTYPQTSGHWSSVACKLVIGLLILLPAWQGLIYIKQSPSGNWLIMAVMILVWGADIGAYFSGRAFGKRKLAPAVSPGKSWEGVFGGLALTLIITAVTGVVLGWGIKHVLLALIGAAVVVLISVVGDLTESMFKREAGIKDSSNLLPGHGGVLDRIDSLTAAIPIFAVLLWMAAS
- the ispC gene encoding 1-deoxy-D-xylulose-5-phosphate reductoisomerase; amino-acid sequence: MNRLQQVTVLGATGSVGLSTLDVIARHPERYQVFALTGFSRLSELLALCVRHVPRYAVVPEAAVARGLQDDLRAAGLSTRVLVGEEGLCQVSADPEVDTVVAAIVGAAGLRPTLAAVDAGKKILLANKEALVMSGALFMQAVRRSGTVLLPLDSEHNAIFQCMPGDFARGLSQVGVRRILLTASGGPFRQTPLAELEHVSPDQACAHPNWSMGRKISVDSASMMNKGLELIEACWLFDARPEQVEVVIHPQSVIHSLVDYVDGSVLAQLGNPDMRTPIANALAWPERIDSGVAPLDLFAIARLDFEAPDEQRFPCLRLAREAAEAGNSAPAMLNAANEVAVAAFLERRIRFPEIASIIEDVLSREPVVAVNELGAVFEADTKARALTEQWLNRNAR